Part of the Scomber japonicus isolate fScoJap1 chromosome 6, fScoJap1.pri, whole genome shotgun sequence genome, atatttaaatgttctgtgtatttatgttttttaaatgtatattattttcaataaagtaaaaaaaacagatgtctttcttttaaagtaaagtaaatggTTCATGCTGCTTATTATTAATGCTTGTTATAAATTAATTTCTCAGTCTGACACATGAAGCAGcttctttttattgtcttaaaTGTTCCCTTTAATAGTAAACCTGCAAATAAATCAAGGCAGATACATAAACCTGTTAGATGTCTGTTGATAGACTCTTACattgttttatagttttatatttatatttatatatatttttatatttatattcatatttatactcTGGCCTGCAGGAAGCTGATgagagctgcagagctgcttTTCTGTAAATGTCTCAATGTGATGCatcatttagtttagtttagtaaatcatcattttaaataataaatcatcaaCAGCATTGTGACAGGTATCTgttatctaataataataataagtagaattattattattattattattattattatgaatcaAGCTGTTGAAATGACTAAACAAGCTTTCAAAGGACAGCttacaaaaaacagaaacatgacaatcattatgttttattgatatatttatttaattttcttccTGCTGAATTTGTATGAACACATTGTGAAGTTAAATACAGTTGATAAAGTTTACACAtcagaaacaagctgcaggagaAAAGACTGAAGAGGTCTCAGCCTGCTGTGTTTCAGCTGCTTCCAGTTTAAATGTGTCTGAGTCAGTGAAGCTGTTTCACACATCAGTGTTTCCTCTACTTATGAATCAGTAACAGATCAGACTTTAACAGATACaacatctttaaatatttaaacatcagGTCAGGAAACAGAATCAGTCAGACATGAAACCTTTACATCGTCATCACTGTTAACACGACTGCCATGTTCTACGTTCTCTTCCCCAGACTGCCATGTTCTACGTTCTCTTCCCCAGACTGCCGTGTTCTACGTTCTCTTCCCCAGACTGCTGCATATGATGCGTATCTTGGTGATGTTCAGTCCGTACAGCACAGGGTTAAAGAGCGGCTGACATGTGAGCCAGTATAATGATAAAACAACACGCAGCATGTTTGGTACTCTGCTCATATTAAATCTACCCTGAACTATTTCAAAGAAAGCTCCGAACGTGAAGTTGAGCAGCGAGGCGAGGTGAGGCGTGCAGGTGCTGACGGCTTTCTGTCGGCTCTGTTTGCAACCAGAGAAACAAACTCTGAGGATCCTCACGTAGGAGGAAAGGATCAGAGCCACCAGAGAGACTATCACAGTGAAGATGTAAACCAGTCCGTAGATGTTATTGATGGTCGTGTCTGAGCAGGCCAGTTTGACTATAGAGTAGTTATCACAGTAAACCTTGTGGATGGTGTTtccacagagctgcagaggaacACTCAGAGACATCATGGCCAGTGTAGCCAGAATGCTGTAAGACCACACGAAGGCAGTGAGAGCCAAAACCCTGCCGTGTGTCATACGTGTGTGATACTGCAGAGGACAACAGATAGCAAGATACCGATCATAAGACATGACTCCTAATGTGAAATACTCTACACTGCCATAGAAATGAACACAGAAGATCTGCAGGAAGCAAAAAGCTTTAGGAACAGTGTGAATGTCAGAGAGGATCTGAAGCAGAAGGAATGGAAACAACCCTGTACTACCATACAGTTCATTTACAAACAGGCTGCACAGGAAAAGGTACATAGGTTCATGTAAGCTTCTGTTCATACAGATAACCACAATGAGAAACACATTGGAAATAACTATCAACATGTATAAACACATAATAATCACAAAGTATAAATATCTAAAAGCTCCAGTGTCAAAGTAAGCAACAAGAGCCAGATATGAGACCTGCGTAGAGTTCATGATTCTTTAAGAGCTCATAATGAAACAATGCTTattcatatttgacattttgttaaataatcaatcacatataaaaacaaactacaatCATCAGATCCATGCAAACAAATAGCAGAAAGTAGATGTGATACCTTTCCTTGCTATGAACTATGAATCATATCAGCTGCTGTAAACTGAGTCTCTCCTGACTGAGCTgaaactctgctgctgcttcttttcTACGTGATGATGTGACCTCTGAACCTTTCCCTCTGGGTTCCCCACGTCACCACCAGCTGATCATCTCTCAGAGAACAGCCTGAACCAGAAGCTCCATacactgtatatactgtatatactatatctactgtatatactgtatactatactGCACGGTGCTGATAATGAGATGATGTCATAGCTGGAGAATCCACACTGTGACTGCAGGATTCACCAAAATCAGATTGATGCCTCGACACAGTCTCAGTTTTATGTGATTATGTgagttttattgattgattgcgCCGTGTTTGAATCAGTGAAGATCAGCTGATTCAAGTGTTACTGcacaggaagaaggaaataaagctTCTATAAGCAACAATGAACATGTGTCTGCTGTGAGGATTCACAGTTAAAAACCTAAAGTTAAATCACAAAGAGGTCTGACCGCCCGACTCAAACAGCAGATTTGAtcctttttgacatttaacagcttgtataaaaaaactaaatgtcttttattctgaaatttgatgacttttcctaaactGGCCCAAAAAGCTCTAAAATATAAATCTATTAAAAGTTATATTTTAGTATAGAAGCTACTAATGTTTgtcattgaggctgttctgggtcagatgatCTCcggatcagtcagatccactattgatgctttaaccacttaacgcacgctgttccgtctatgagacgggacggatgttaggaggtagccacacgttcttctgaatgttttaaacaccaacccttaaacatatatattcatgccgtacatcgttggaaagcttagattctcctgattcattcaagaccactcacgacttatatggttgctcacagccgtaatagtattagcggttagctcggctagccactcagctaaagtaagaaaagctataatgctacataccttcaaagtcttccctttatccacaacgatcatcttatgactcaggactttctgtacagctcgacaagtatccattctgatgaaatatgaaatccgtttccataaaaccggaatactttcctcaatatgtcaacatgtatttagtccaacacgtaacgtaataacacaaataacaaaccatatacggtccgtttacgtcatttcctgacctgcacgtccatctcagagtacacgtgactagatgtttacgaccgtgagcctctcctgcttctgacgacaccacacacaagccaatcggtgtttaggtttaggcagtacatgtctccaaagccaatgaggacatgtgaccgacaacaatgacgacatggctttgattgactgctgttctagccaatggaaatattcggtgaaatgaagttgataacctgataaccaaacaaaaaaatatggttatatgtaataataataataataataataataataataatatggcgtcagctttcattagagaccaagattttgattgtaggaaaaggggatgtgaagttataggtgtttgattgtggttatacagctttgacatgatgatgttgatgttgacaatgactgtgttgatgatgatgagtgcacTTATGCACTTACGCACTTTATGCCATGCACTTTTAGGGTAGCCACCCTACATATTTAATGCACTTTATGacgcagcatggaatgatgatggggatgatgatgagttgtgtggctattttactgttttcatttttctgttttgcatgaatgtctctcactgcgagccaaatttacctgcgggtacaaataaagaaatctaaaaatctaatctaatcttggtaaccatggtaaccaagtgtccatttggagtctccaaaaaggacctgaggaaaacgcatggacatacctgttgaaaaataactctgaaaaattcatcttttggtcttttgactccaaatctggactgcatgaagccaagacctgtggctgtggccttattgtgtctatatcccgctgagaggtccctgacccctaaccctgccccccccccaaccctgagaggtccctgaatgtctgtacacatgtcattgtaaaggcaaacctatgggcgagtaaacaaccccatcattgtaacctctgccactctttgtcagtaagtcacagaatcacacagacacttttacaagaatcctgagagtgtttcctttccaatgataccagacacatctctgagtctcaaactatgtgggatctgtgctgctcacaacttgggcatgtcgtttaggctaacagcataaaaaacaggggcgtgtgttaagtggttaagtaTTGTTTCCCAGTAGTTGGACAGTTGTGAACATGACCAGAACATGTGGATGAGAGATTATATTGggttaaccctttcatgcatcaattattattaaaaggtgtgtttaagtgtttttatttctctttaagaATAATACAACATGCTGTCTTGTTGCAGTTGCACATGTTTGGCTTTAATATGACCAGCTTGTACTCTTGCAAACGTAAGTAGTGAACTCATCAAATTACACAAACCAACTGATTTACAACTAAAAACGTTACTACAGATGAAAAGGTAGTGTATGGGATGATGTACTAGTGTCTACTGTCGTGGCTGAAGTGCAAATATACCATCAAAATCCATGTATGCATCCAAGAAAACTGTTTTTGAATAGTTGTCCCCTGCAGTGATCACTATacatgaaagggttaatatgTGTCTGCTGTTATAGGAGATAAGTCAGCCTCTCATTTTACCCCAGCCTTAAACCCTTCCTTTTCTAACAGACTGTTAATACCAGTCTACATGTGAGATATAAACCCCTTGATTTCATTTTTGCTATTCAACATATTATCTAAGGGTTGTTTTATGACGGGTATGTTTGGATATATAATGCCTCAGCTGCAGACATTTGAAGAAATGTCTCTTGTCAAGGCTGTATTTATTTAGCCATGACACCTTCAAATGACTCAAAGACTCCATCTTTATATACGTCCCCAAATGTCCTGATGCCCTTTGTGAACCATATTTGGGTGATGCCATCTCTTAGTATAagcactttttatgaggagaacaaactgtgaggagagaatatgaacggtgtaaaaaaagttaattaaatataaactgATGTGTGcagttctgctgctgctgctgtggtaaCCTCTGCACATTGTTTAAATGATCTTATCTTTGAATTAGTTTGACTTCTAATGATGTCCTTATGTCAGACTAGACTGATGAGATGTCGGTTGATGTTTGTGCAACTTTATGGGGATGTTAaatacagaagaaagaaagaataaccTGTGTTAGTATGTGTTTCCTCTTAACATACCTCACTCAGCCGGGTACCATAAAGCctgaagaaacatgtcaaagaatgatTGATGTAGTCCAGAATAACTTAAGGTGCCTCACAAAGGACATcacattctgctcaaactgcatactgaagatatttgacccTCTCTGTGACTGAATCTGtgtcagtgtctcaggcatGTAGACTTGAACCGAGCtcgtattaaaacatgtattaagacacAACTTCTGATTTGATTCATGTTTCTATCTACCGTCTATctacacagttacacactaaCAACCTGGAATGAAACATTAAACCAGGACATGATGCCGCTCTGATCAATTCACTACTAACACTGAAACTGTTGCTGTGCTGGACTCATGCATGCAGGAAAGACTCAGATGTGACTTCTGGTTTGATTATAAGCCTCCAAGATACTGAAGGATGAAGTTCAATATGAAATGATGTTGAGTTAAATGTTACACTCAAACAAATTCTGAcctgtgtgtattattttattttttttaaatatgcattcaaacatgttgtatattatattctggacaataaaatacaaacatttatgaatgactgatggggaggatgtgaatatgaacagtatgtaaagagtTAACTCAAAGCTTTTAAACAGCAGCTGATTAAaactcaataataataatcatttcatttatattcatcttttataaacaataaaacagttaacattaaaaacacaataaagctCAATGACATATCTTTTTTTGAATATTAAGTGGTTTAAAGGAAACGTGAGCAGTGTCACAGTTTGTTTCCTAGCAACAGGTTTTTTGATAGAATCCgtattttagacattttcagtccgtacagtaaagggttaatgaGAGGCTGAAACGTGAGCCAGTATAATGACAAAATGATGCGCAGCAGATTGGGGAGTCTTTTCAAATTAAACCTGCTCTGTAATATCTCAAAGAAAGCTCCACATGAGAAGTTGAGCAGCGAGGCGAGGTGAGGCGTGCACGTGCTCACCGCTTTACGCCTCGTCTGCTGACAGCCAGAGAAACACACTCTGAGGATCCTGATGTACGTGTAAATTATGACCAGGATCAGACCAAAGATGACAGTGAACATGTGACTAAGGCCGAAGATGTTGTTGACTGTGATGTCAGAGCACGCCAGTTTGACCACGTAATAATTATCACAGTAAACTTTGTTGATGACGTTTCCACAGAGCTGCAGCGGAGCCGTCAGACCGGCTACGATCACAGCGTTGATGAACAGAGGATAGATCCAGATCAGAGCAGTCAGCTTAGCTATCTTATTAGGAGTCATACATGTGTTATACTGCAGAGGatgacagatagcaagatatcTGTCATAGGACATGATGGCTAAGGTCAGAAACTCTACACCTCCATAAGAGTATAAACAGAAGATCTGCAGGAAGCAAAAAGCTTTAGAAACAGTGTGAATGTCAGAGAGGATCTGAAGCAGAAGGAATGGAAACAACCCTGTACTACCATACAGTTCATTTACAAACAGGCTGCACAGGAAAAGGTACATAGGTTCATGTAAGCTTCTGTTTATACAGATAACCACAATGAGAAACACATTGGAACAAATAATTAACATGTATAAAGATAATATGATGAGGAAATACAGATATGTTAAAAGTCCAGAGTCAAAGTAAGCAGTGAGTGTGAAATATGAAACCTGAGTGGagttcatcatcatcgtcgtcctTCATCTGGGTCTTAGAGAAATGATGAGCGCTGTGTGACAGGTGAACACATCACAGTTATTACATGATGATTGTTGTGTGTAAcgtttaaccctttcatgcatagtgGTCACTGCAGTAGACAGCtattaaaaaacagttttcttATATCCATGATGACGGATTTTGATGGATTTTGAAGGCATAGTTGCATTTCAGCCACCACAATGGACACTTGTGTATCATTTCATACACTAACACTTCATCTAAAGTAACGTTTATTGGTTGTAAATCAGTTGACTTAtgttattataaatgtaatttgatgaaaaataaaattaagttTCTTAATTTTTTTGAATGCCgatagagaaataaaaacataaatccagactgaggttatcataattcatgcatgaaagggttaaacacacatcagcatcacaacatgaacacaaacacacacacatcacacgtTATTAGATATTATTACCTCATTAATAGTCAATATGACACATGATGAGACTGCTGAGCTGCTGGCGTCAgactgacacactgacacactgagcCTGCTTCTTTTAACCTGTAcaggtaagacacacacacacacacacacacacacacacacacacacacacacacacacacacaccatttcatgaagacaaaaacaacaacttgtGCAAAGGAGGAGCAACTATTGTAATAAGTTCAAactgtttaaattattttatattttatttatgaaagtttataataaaactttttaatttgatgttattatttttataaatgagtttataacatttcaacattgtattgttcagtttttatgttgtgtttctttatggTTCTTTATATTTCAAAATCATGTTGGAAATAAGTGTCTAACATAAGGCCCGTGGACCAAAACCAGGCCGCCAAAGGGTCCAGTCCAGCCCCACTGGATAACTGTAATATGAACATTGTAGAAAAATATCTATTCATATATTCTGGTCCCATTTAAATCATTCAGATATTAAAGCTGAGACATCTCAGGctgtaaatagatggtttattatagtagaGTTATACGATATATATCatttgtaggttattatgtaatggttttactggtgtGACCCACCTGAGATCAGACTGGGCTTTATGTGGATAAAATGTCCTAATTTCCAGTTTTTTCCAATTGCTAACATAATACAATTATTTAAACTGATATAAACAACGTGATATAAAGAAGATATTTCCTGTGATGTGCAGAAAGATGCTGCCTAATTATTTTTCTTgcctctttttttcagtttttcagttttctgtttttgtgagCATGTTTGTGTTCCCTCCAGTGTAAATCTATCTGCTGTGCAAATGTTACACTGAATAATGAATGTTCGAACagcatgtgtttgtatctgCACATATTTCTGTGCATGTGAACAATCTGAAGaataatattatattactttattttgtatagcacctttcatgaaatccaaggtcgcttcacaataacaagaacagacaaaaacacacatttagccggcaaaagcctccaggaacaacagtgatttaaaagaggccagagttggtgcttggcGAATATTAGGAGGGAGCGAGTTCCACACTGAAGGCCCTGCTCCCAatggtttgccttctggtgtggaggatggacaggaggcccaagtcagCAGAGCGCAGGTCACGTAGAGGTGAACCTGGAGGAGGTCTGTTAGGTACTGGGGTGCAACGGCATGGAGAGATTTATaggtgaggagaagaagtttaaaagtgatgcGGAACTTAACTGGATATATGAGGTAttttgcagtttgtttgtttggttttgttaaaggttgaatatgtagaatatttattaaaagctatatatttttttaaaataatacagccacggggcgttttgaggggtacagaatgaaagtattgcttttccataaaaataaatatttagtctgaattaatattttaaaaattttttgacgggttcgacaatgacgttctgacaagtgctgtgtacattgtaccagacATTTAGCGAccggaagtgcgggttgccagggttgtctgttgttccggtgcagctactgtaggctggcactgggtgaaatggagttgtaaacaagcagagccgtgttggacttactaaaaccagcgttttttgctctcaagtacaacttttcatcacaaaacttcaaaggtaagacagaatatctgttagtcgctgtaaataagtggttgtttacctttgtatgctgctggttcactgagtttttagctcaataatagtggtactgttgaactcgccagggtcttagctttcatatgcttttcagatgctatttgtttgtgtaccatgaagtatcaaaacggtagcaatggaaatgtggagagtgggttgactttctgacgctattcggattttgatatttgaacctcttaacgcacgctgttccgttcacgggacaggacggatgttaggaggtagccacacgttcttctgaatgt contains:
- the LOC128360065 gene encoding olfactory receptor 52E4-like; its protein translation is MNSTQVSYLALVAYFDTGAFRYLYFVIIMCLYMLIVISNVFLIVVICMNRSLHEPMYLFLCSLFVNELYGSTGLFPFLLLQILSDIHTVPKAFCFLQIFCVHFYGSVEYFTLGVMSYDRYLAICCPLQYHTRMTHGRVLALTAFVWSYSILATLAMMSLSVPLQLCGNTIHKVYCDNYSIVKLACSDTTINNIYGLVYIFTVIVSLVALILSSYVRILRVCFSGCKQSRQKAVSTCTPHLASLLNFTFGAFFEIVQGRFNMSRVPNMLRVVLSLYWLTCQPLFNPVLYGLNITKIRIICSSLGKRT
- the LOC128360976 gene encoding olfactory receptor 142-like; the encoded protein is MMMNSTQVSYFTLTAYFDSGLLTYLYFLIILSLYMLIICSNVFLIVVICINRSLHEPMYLFLCSLFVNELYGSTGLFPFLLLQILSDIHTVSKAFCFLQIFCLYSYGGVEFLTLAIMSYDRYLAICHPLQYNTCMTPNKIAKLTALIWIYPLFINAVIVAGLTAPLQLCGNVINKVYCDNYYVVKLACSDITVNNIFGLSHMFTVIFGLILVIIYTYIRILRVCFSGCQQTRRKAVSTCTPHLASLLNFSCGAFFEILQSRFNLKRLPNLLRIILSLYWLTFQPLINPLLYGLKMSKIRILSKNLLLGNKL